In the Malus domestica chromosome 16, GDT2T_hap1 genome, one interval contains:
- the LOC103433139 gene encoding respiratory burst oxidase homolog protein D-like yields the protein MNGHHHEEGMLTSSEYNSDTESTQSTGPGGSIEFERRAFSGPLGTPNSANHAPTTSSNSNRAWRRIKSAKFDKSGGTDKTTGNTSDQNDDDTYVEITLDIRDDSVAVHSVQAAGGASNEDPELALLAKRTLEGKKSSSFRSSLLRNTSSHIRQVSQELKRLASFSKRPSNAKRFDRTKSATAHALKSLKFITTKTGAGATSGWAAVDKRYDELTAKSNWLLPSSLFGECIGMNKESKEFAGELFRALARRRNITGDIINKAQLREFWEQISDESFDSRLQTFFDMVDRDADGRITEEEVTEIISMSASANKLSNIQKQAKEYAALIMEELDPDNVGYIMVQNLETLLLQAPVGQSVSVNESRVLSQLLSQKLKPTQENNPIRRCYQRTKYFFLDNWQRVWVMMLWLGIVSGLFVYKFVQYREREEAFEVMGYCVCIAKGGAETLKFNMALILLPVCRNTITWLRNKTKLGVAVPFDDNLNFHKIIAVGIIVGVGLHVGAHLTCDFPRIIHATEDEYEDLKPYFGEEQPGNYWWFVKGVEGWSGILMVVLMAIAFTLATPWFRRNKLNLPKPLKKLTGFNAFWYSHHLFVIVYALLIVHGIKLYLTKEWYHKTTWMYLAVPVVLYACERLIRAFRSSIKPVKILKVAVYPGNVLALHMSKPQGFKYKSGQYMFVNCAAVSPFEWHPFSITSSPGDDYLSVHIRTLGDWTRQLKTVFSEVCQPPTGGKSGLLRADMQGGNNPSFPKILIDGPYGAPAQDYKKYDVVLLVGLGIGATPMVSIVKDIINNIKMKSREDDDSESALESGRATPNAPSHNNSSSGKNKSNKGFKTRKAYYYWVTREQGSFEWFKGILNEVADMDEKGVIEIHNYCTSVYEEGDARSALIAMLQSLHHAKNGVDVVSGTRVKSHFAKPNWRQVYKDIARRHPDSRVGVFYCGAPALTKDLKELALYFSHKTTTKFDFHKENF from the exons ATGAACGGTCATCACCACGAGGAAGGGATGCTTACTTCCTCGGAGTACAACTCCGACACCGAGTCCACTCAGTCCACCGGGCCAGGGGGCAGCATCGAGTTCGAAAGACGAGCTTTCAGCGGCCCCCTGGGAACGCCAAACAGCGCCAACCACGCCCCGACCACGTCCTCCAATTCCAACCGGGCGTGGAGGCGGATTAAGAGCGCCAAGTTCGACAAGTCCGGCGGTACGGATAAGACTACTGGTAATACTTCCGACCAAAACGACGATGATACCTACGTGGAGATCACTCTCGACATCCGAGACGACTCCGTCGCCGTCCACAGCGTCCAGGCCGCCGGTGGAGCCAGTAACGAAGATCCCGAGCTGGCTCTGCTCGCCAAGCGGACACTGGAGGGGAAGAAGTCGTCATCTTTCCGGTCATCGCTTTTGCGGAACACGTCGTCGCACATCCGGCAGGTCTCTCAGGAGCTGAAGCGGCTGGCTTCCTTCAGCAAGAGGCCCTCCAACGCGAAGCGTTTCGATCGGACCAAGTCAGCAACCGCCCACGCCTTGAAGAGCCTCAAGTTCATCACCACCAAGACCGGCGCCGGCGCCACCTCCGGCTGGGCCGCCGTAGACAAGCGCTACGACGAGCTCACCGCCAAATCCAACTGGCTCCTCCCCTCTTCCCTCTTTGGCGAATGCATAG GTATGAACAAGGAGTCCAAGGAGTTTGCCGGAGAGCTTTTCCGGGCACTTGCTCGGAGGCGGAACATAACCGGCGATATCATCAACAAGGCGCAACTTAGAGAATTCTGGGAGCAAATCTCCGATGAAAGTTTTGATTCCAGACTCCAAACATTCTTTGACAT GGTGGATAGAGACGCCGATGGAAGAATCACTGAAGAAGAAGTCACAGAG ATTATAAGCATGAGTGCTTCTGCAAACAAGCTCTCAAACATTCAGAAACAAGCAAAGGAATATGCAGCTCTGATCATGGAAGAACTAGACCCGGACAATGTCGGCTACATCATGGTTCAAAATTTGGAAACTCTGTTGCTGCAAGCTCCGGTTGGCCAATCTGTGAGCGTAAACGAAAGCCGGGTTTTGAGTCAGCTTCTGAGTCAGAAGCTGAAGCCGACGCAGGAGAACAACCCAATCCGAAGATGCTACCAGAGAACTAAGTACTTCTTCCTTGATAACTGGCAGAGAGTCTGGGTTATGATGCTCTGGCTCGGCATAGTTTCTGGTTTGTTTGTGTACAAGTTTGTGCAGTACCGCGAAAGAGAGGAGGCATTCGAGGTGATGGGATATTGTGTCTGCATTGCCAAAGGAGGAGCTGAGACTCTCAAGTTTAACATGGCCTTGATCCTTCTTCCCGTCTGCCGGAACACAATTACTTGGCTCCGAAACAAGACCAAATTAGGCGTTGCCGTCCCGTTTGATGACAACTTAAATTTCCACAAG ATCATTGCGGTTGGAATCATTGTTGGAGTTGGACTACACGTGGGGGCGCATTTGACGTGCGATTTTCCACGGATTATACATGCGACTGAAGATGAGTACGAGGACTTGAAACCTTACTTCGGCGAGGAGCAGCCTGGGAACTACTGGTGGTTCGTGAAGGGAGTGGAAGGGTGGTCAGGTATTTTGATGGTGGTATTGATGGCCATAGCCTTCACGTTGGCAACTCCTTGGTTCAGAAGAAACAAGCTCAACTTGCCAAAGCCGCTCAAGAAGCTCACAGGCTTCAACGCCTTCTGGTATTCCCACCACCTGTTTGTCATTGTCTATGCTCTCCTCATTGTCCATGGCATCAAGCTCTACCTCACCAAGGAATGGTATCATAAAACG ACATGGATGTATTTGGCGGTTCCGGTCGTCCTCTACGCTTGCGAAAGGTTGATTAGAGCTTTTAGGTCAAGCATCAAGCCAGTCAAGATTCTCAAG GTTGCTGTTTATCCTGGAAATGTTCTTGCACTGCACATGTCGAAACCTCAGGGCTTCAAATACAAGAGCGGGCAGTACATGTTTGTCAACTGCGCTGCGGTTTCTCCTTTCGAATG GCACCCGTTCTCCATTACCTCATCACCAGGAGATGACTACCTAAGCGTCCACATTCGAACACTGGGCGATTGGACGCGGCAGCTCAAAACTGTTTTCTCCGAG GTATGTCAGCCACCAACTGGTGGGAAGAGCGGCCTACTCAGAGCTGATATGCAAGGAGGAAACAATCCTAG CTTCCCTAAGATACTGATAGACGGTCCATACGGAGCACCGGCACAGGACTACAAGAAATACGACGTTGTATTGCTTGTAGGGCTCGGAATCGGAGCAACTCCCATGGTGAGCATTGTGAAGGACATTATCAACAACATAAAGATGAAGAGCAGGGAAGACGATGATTCGGAGTCCGCCCTAGAAAGCGGCAGGGCCACTCCGAATGCCCCGAGCCATAACAACAGCAGCAGTGGCAAGAACAAGAGCAACAAAGGGTTCAAGACCAGAAAGGCCTACTACTATTGGGTGACGCGAGAACAAGGCTCGTTCGAGTGGTTCAAGGGGATTCTGAACGAGGTGGCGGACATGGACGAGAAGGGTGTGATCGAGATTCACAACTACTGCACCAGTGTGTACGAGGAAGGGGATGCCAGGTCAGCCCTCATTGCCATGCTCCAGTCCCTCCACCACGCCAAGAACGGCGTCGATGTGGTGTCGGGCACACGTGTCAAATCCCACTTCGCCAAGCCCAACTGGCGCCAAGTTTACAAGGATATCGCTCGCCGCCATCCGGATAGCCGAGTGG GGGTGTTTTACTGTGGGGCACCAGCACTAACAAAGGACCTCAAGGAATTGGCGTTGTACTTTTCACACAAGACCACCACGAAGTTCGACTTCCACAAAGAGAATTTCTGA